The Oncorhynchus mykiss isolate Arlee chromosome 5, USDA_OmykA_1.1, whole genome shotgun sequence DNA window aacaacaacacagagttacacatggagtaaaacaaacatacagtcaataatacagtagaaaaatgagTCTATATataatgtgagcaaatgaggtgagataagggaggtaaaggcaaaaaaggccttggtggcgaagtaaatacaacatagcaagtaaaaaaatatatatgtgtgaAATGTGCCGGGAGATTCAGACGGTCTGATCTCACTGTTCAAATTATGTCCCGCTGATGGTAATGTCGGTCTGTTTGCATTTTCATCACTGTCCAGTGAATATGATAATTATTTTTGTCTCCATCCAAATGAtctatccttcctctctcccaGGGATCCAGTCACCCACCATCCTTACCTTGCATCCCTGATTTTCTTGACCTTTATTTTCCTCGCATACTTTTCTTCTCACCTGTAATGTTTTCTGTGTCTCTCCTCACATAATGCATGATTCTGTCAGGATGTCTTCTGCAGTCAGCACAAAACTGCCCGTTTCAACGATCTGCTCTTCTAGATGTCTCTTTCTCCCGTTCTCTCACTCGCACACTCATTACTCATTCCCTCAGTCCTTTCAAACTCTTTGACctcaactctctctcccctcacaccGTCGCTTGTCTCACACATTGTCCCactctctttttgtttcctctctctcaccctctcaggAGTTCAACACATCAGGTTCCAGTAACACAGACACGGGGAAGGCAGCAGGTAACCTGGAGACCAAGTACAAGATGAAGGAGCTGGGCCTGAGCTTCAACCAGAAGTGGAACACCGACAACACCCTGGCTACAGAGGTCACTGTGGAGGACCAGCTGGCTCAGGGACTCAAGGTGGCCCTGGACACATCCTTCGTACCAAacacagggtgagagagagacgtcAATCTGATATGtatggacaaaacattaagaacacctgctctttccatgacgtagactaaccaggtgaatcaaggtgaaggctatgatctcttattgatgtcacctgttaaatccacttcaatcagttcgAATTAAGTGGaagagaccggttaaagaaggatttttaagccaatCGACACATGGATtgtttatgtgtgccattcagagggtgaatgggcaagatataAGATTGAGGTGCCTTTGAACAAGCTATGGTTGTAAGTGCCAGCCGCACCGGttggagtgtgtcaagaactgcagcgctgctgggtttttcacactcaacagtttcctgtgtgtatcaagaatggtccatcacccaaaggacatccagctaacttgataAAACCGTGGGAAGCGTTGGatacaacatgggccagcatctgtGTGGAACACGTTCGACAGcttttagagtccatgccctgaattgaggctgttctgagggcaaaagggggtgcaactcaatattgggaaggtgttcctaatgtttggtgtactcagCGTATATATGCCATTTACAGGTGTTAACGTTTTCGGTGGGCAATAAAAAATCTCAGGGGAGGGGATAACATTGCCTAATAAAGTAGCATGTCTATTCGATGAAATAAATTCCCAAATAATGTTGTGCATTCTATGCGAGAGAAATATTTCTACGTTTTTGGGGGGCACTGAGCAAATGACAGGTCTGCTGAGTGCGAACCAgaacattgtgaaaattctgtgcaacttccagggCGCACGTTTACTGTGAAAGCAGgatgtacccgctttaagttagttttaacagtggtcaagtaggctactgtggctatttgatcataatgggGAAAAACTATGGAGAAAATGCATTGCATAACATTTTatcatggaaatagctgttctatcatttagcctacagtagcagccaatgtggggtgttcaatgtaggcctacataccATGAGACTTATCCaattgtccttcagacaaggaggtgactgaaaatgttgttgtggtgttagatgcaaaaaaaatactttacaaaataaaatgctacattattcccataccattattactgAGAATCAGACAAATCATGCTACTCCCCTATTGCTGTCTACAAatgatctacagtaccagtcaaaagtttggacacacctacccattccagagtttttcttaattttttactgttttctacattgtagaataatagtgaagacatctaaactatgaaataacacacatggaatcatgtagtaaccgaaaaagtgttaaacaaatccaaatatatattGAGATTCTTCagggtagccaccctttgccttgatgacagttttgcacactcttggcactctctcattctctttgaTAATGATTAATTATTACAATAATGGAGCTGGTCAACGACCCACCGTAGGTGATTCGTTGAGAGCCTAATGATTCTGAGTTTGGGCTTGCCTTATATAGCCCAACCTGGTTACATTTCCATAATCCACCACAACTGTCTCAAtgtgggtggcagggtagcctagtggttagaggtttggactagtaactgaaaggttgcaagttcaaatccccgagctgacaaggtcgttctgcccctgaacaggcagttaacccactgttcctaggccgtcattgaaaataagaatttgttcttaactgacttgcctagttaaataaaggaaaaatatatatgaaaaatGTGTCGAACCAACCCATATCTACTAGAGGTCTCCTGCGAGACCTAAGAACAGTTTATTCTTAGAAAGAGGATAAGGAGAGATTGTTCGGAATAGAGATACCTCGTTCCGAACGTGCAAGTTTCAGAGTACAGAGGGTGGGGGGTAAGAACACGAGATGTGCACAGCCGTGGTGAATTAGGTACAGAGTTATGTGAAAACAGCACAACCAGAGTACAACCAGAGTAACACTCCTATCATTTATATAAGCCTTAAGGTAATGCAAAGACCATTTCTCTTCTCTCACAAACGTTGATGGAGTATACTAACGGGGAAAgttctagaaagttgagtgaagttcaatctcgtgcttctatgcgcaggctgatatttcttctgtaaaGCAGTCCCGGGGTACGTTGGTCCAAGCTCTCCATCGCAACCACATTTATATCGCTACTCCTACAATTGCACGTGGCAtcgtttaaaaataaaaaaaagcacgTACAACTGGAGTTTCAAGCATTGTTTAGACCAGTGTTTCCTATCTGGTAGGGGGTGATTTTATTTGTCCCTCCaagtgttacgttacagcctttttctaaaacggattcaatcgtttttttcccccctcatccatctgcacacaatacaccataatgacaaagcaaaaaaacatttaattttttttatttttatttagctctaaggacaattcgttcaacctcgtggcttgctttttactctgacatgcactgtcaactgtgggatctttatatagacaggtgtgtgcctttccaaatcatgtccaatcaatttcatttttcactggtggactccaatcaagttgtagaaacatcaccaGAACTGAGCTTTTCAGTCCTTCTACATAAAAATGATGGGGGACCCCTTTAGTGATGGTAAATTCATCAGGGACCCTCTCATAATCAAAACACAACTCAAGTGACATAAATATAGCATACAAGGAGTTCTAATAGTGCATGGCCAGACGAACCCAAGTCTCGGGTCCCTCGGAAGGAATATTTAAAGGCTCATCTCTTGGCAAATTTCCTGCTTTTTCAACACATTTTGttatgaggcagagagagaattgcagttttaaagcttaaattacagtgcatttatgtCGAAAAGAAAATCACTTTTGGGGAATCCAAGAAGTATTGAGTTGAAAAATGTATAATTGGTGGAGTAGtgtggataccaatatccctgtgagcctGCCAGGCACATGTTCCATGGATCCCTTGGACAAAATTATATATGAAGAGACCTGGCCACGGACCTCCTGCAATACCCTACTTTGAAAAGCCCCCCTAAACAAGGGGACTGTAATTGGTCGAACTCACAATTTAATACATGCCCAAAATGACCTAAAAGCATGATGTTCATGATGTTTTTACATGAAAGGCGAGGTTAACTAAAATATGACTTGACAAAAAGATATAAAAGGATTTAGGATTTATTTATTGACGATGCTATCACCTTTTTTTTAGAAAATCAAGGATCAGATATGAAAGGATATTTGTTGGCTGTTTAATTTGctctttctcttctccatctGTACTCAGCAAGAAGAGTGGCAAGCTGAAGACTGGCTACAAGCGTGACTTCCTTAATGTGGGCTGTGACGTCGACTTCGAGGGTCCCATAATCCACGCAGCAGCCGTGGTGGGCTATGACGGCTGGCTTGCCGGGTACCAGATGGCCTTCGATATGGCCAAGTCCAAACTGGCCCAGAACAACTTCGCCCTGGGATACAAGGCTGGAGACTTCCAGCTCCACACCAACGTGTGAGTATCTCAGTGCAGTGTCATGGCTAAAAACGCTGGTTTTGTTTTTGTGAATCACCATAAATGTAGAAATGTGTTAAATGTAGAAATGTGTTAGATGATACAAGTTTGGTAACTGTTGCCCTGTGTCTCTCTAATAGAAAATGAATCCATAGAATGGCTTGGAACCTCATGTTAAGTCAAAATGACACAACGACAAGATTCCAGTTTAACGTTTACTCAGCCGTATTAGCGCAGTACATGGTTGCCATTGCACTTAGGCCGTGTTCATCAACGAGACTCCTGCGCAGGCGCACTAATAAGGGTGATAGCGCCGTAATAACAGAAATATCGGGAGACTTAAAACATGAACGTAACACCTCTAACCCTAGCAATTTGACTGGTTAACTCATGGGTTCACCCATAATGCCACCATTGACATGAATGGGGAAGGCCCGCTCTATGCATTCTTTCTCAGTAATAATGTCATGGAGCAGGGAGGTATTCATTCATTTTAGGATGGTTTCTTACTGTATcttgcccccctctctctttcaggaACAATGGAGAGAGGTTGTCTAGGAGTGTGAACTAGTGCTTGATTTGGGCAtgtctatctgttctctctcctctttcagtaATGATGGGACTGAGTTTGGAGGTTCTATCTACCAGAAGGTGGATGACAAGCTGGAGACGGCGGTCACTCTGGCCTGGACGGCCGGCAGCAACAACACACGCTTCGGCATCGCAGCCAAATACGCCCTGGACAAAGATGCTTCCCTGTCtgtgagtaacacacacacactctgtctatCTTAGTCTCAACCCAGGCTCTTGCTGTAGCCCCACCCCTAGCAGGGATGCAGCTCTTTGCAATTTGCTTTGCAGTTTTGCTCACCAGAACACGTTCAATGACTGCCTGTGTCTCCCCCTGCAGGCCAAAGTGAACAACGCCAGCCTGATTGGAGTCGGCTACACCCAGACCCTCAGGCCAGGTGAGTCACAATCACGATTGTGATCTAATGACTGATTGATTTGATTACAATTCATGATATCCTCTGAGCAAGGTCTCTGAGCACAACTGTCATTTTAGGTCGAGCTCTACTGCTTTACATCTCCAGTAAATTCCTCTCCTCTGTAGGTGTGAAGGTGACTCTGTCAGCCCTGATCGACGGGAAGAACTTCAACACCGGCGGCCACAAAGTGGGCCTGGGCTTCGAGCTGGAGGCATAGAGCGGCAGGGAACAAGACCCAACAACCAAGAGAAGAGCCCAGAACCAATCACCCCCATTCCCAACCCCACACACCCTACCACAGCCCTTATCCAAAACCATCATCCTGTAGACACTCcattcccacctctctctcacacaccacagtccctttacactcacacacattgaGTGTTTTGGCAGTAATAGTCAAACCTGTGGCCGTCATGTCCATCTTGACTAATGTGGCTAAAATACATGAATGaatagagagaccgagagaggcaTTCTGTAATGTCATGGCCGTTATAGTCTAGCCTTTTGGTTTAGTTGGTTAGTTATCACTACCGGTCATCTAGTTTGAAATTGAGTGTTTCAGTCTGAGTGCATAAAGGCAAGCACTGGGGATGGATACCTCCCCTTTTAGCTGACGTTGTACAGAAACACTGGCTAAGTTTTTTTTTGTAAATCTTCTGACTGGTTACTGAAGTGGCACTAATATTTCAGTAGGAGTTTGGCTGAGTAGTCCTCGGTAAACGTGTCGCTCGGCGTGAACTTACATACGTTTATTTTCCCCTTCGTATTTCATTGTAAGCATGTCTGAATGAATACCGGGTGTAGGACCGAAGGCTTCGTAAGGATGGAAGCCGGATGCATTTGAAGCCCGGTGTTCTCTTGGTTTAAAAAGAATGCCGTCTGTTTCTTTTGTATTGGTTTGAGTATAAAATGTTTCGGTGTATTTTGGTTGTGCTGTGTTCAGTTGTGGACCATGTTGTCTGTTTAAACCCAGTGTGATCGTAGGGTGTTTGTGATTTTGGATGGGCACAACTTCAATTGTATGCCACTTCAGCCAATTTTCTTTCAATTCCTGACTTGACCGAACTGAGATTTTAAGTGAGCCCAACCCTGAGAGGGAACCAACCATTTCACCACCGCTACAGTCTGCTGTTACTGTAACTACACTGAAGACGGGAGTCTGCAGGAGAGTTTAAGGAAGATTCTACATTACGCATACAGCGCTAGAAACGGAAGGACCTATTAGGATTATTGTCGGCTGAATGCAGTTCTACATGTCCCAAAACGCAATATATCTTCATCTCCTTGTCTTTGCTCTGAGGCCACTCTTCTTTAGAGGACAGCTGGtaggtgaaagcaatatggtGAAATCTTCCCAGTAGGTGAGAAAAGATGGCATTTCTACAGTGTTGCTTATATCTATCTACTCTTAAGATCTGTGGTCACATGAAGAGGGATGTGGATGTTGTTGCTCATGCTGCTTTAGACTACACTCCTTCCTGGCTGTCATTGGTGCCCGTGGGAGCCAAACGACCCTCCCTGTATGTCCCACTCTCTGTACATAGTATACATATTCTCCTCCCGAGTTTCACTCGTACGGTGAGACATTTGAAGGGATGCTGTTGTGTAGGCTCGGTCCCTCCTTTACCAAGTCATAAACCATGACTCcatgtatctttgttttctttccaATTTTGTCATAATTATGAATCTTTTTGAATTGGTTGTGTTCGAGACACAGCATCTCGTTTTTTCCCCCCAACCTCAAGTAATGGAATTGTAATTAAAAAAAAGCTTGTCTTGATGATGTCTTTTATTTCTCAATGTTATTTTGAGAATATTTGTGGTCCATTAACACTTTAGTGAGAATAGTAGTGATAGAGAGTTGAGATTATAGATAACAATGTGATGAGTAGAGGCACGGTCTTTCTGAGATTGTACCATACCAGCCTGCTTATTCCAG harbors:
- the zgc:56235 gene encoding voltage-dependent anion-selective channel protein 2 isoform X1 encodes the protein MLVGGRELKYASFDRVKEEQCSDASQHNIGAMAVPPSYSDLGKTAKDIFSKGYGFGIVKLDLKTKSQSGVMEFNTSGSSNTDTGKAAGNLETKYKMKELGLSFNQKWNTDNTLATEVTVEDQLAQGLKVALDTSFVPNTGKKSGKLKTGYKRDFLNVGCDVDFEGPIIHAAAVVGYDGWLAGYQMAFDMAKSKLAQNNFALGYKAGDFQLHTNVNDGTEFGGSIYQKVDDKLETAVTLAWTAGSNNTRFGIAAKYALDKDASLSAKVNNASLIGVGYTQTLRPGVKVTLSALIDGKNFNTGGHKVGLGFELEA
- the zgc:56235 gene encoding voltage-dependent anion-selective channel protein 2 isoform X2: MLVGGRELKYASFDRVKEEQCSDASQHNIGAMAVPPSYSDLGKTAKDIFSKGYGFGIVKLDLKTKSQSGVEFNTSGSSNTDTGKAAGNLETKYKMKELGLSFNQKWNTDNTLATEVTVEDQLAQGLKVALDTSFVPNTGKKSGKLKTGYKRDFLNVGCDVDFEGPIIHAAAVVGYDGWLAGYQMAFDMAKSKLAQNNFALGYKAGDFQLHTNVNDGTEFGGSIYQKVDDKLETAVTLAWTAGSNNTRFGIAAKYALDKDASLSAKVNNASLIGVGYTQTLRPGVKVTLSALIDGKNFNTGGHKVGLGFELEA